Below is a genomic region from Methanosphaera sp. ISO3-F5.
AGGACGTATAGGTGGAAAAGAAGGTTCAATTACTCAGATGCCTATATTAGTTATGCCACAGGATGATATTACTCACCCAATTCCTGACTTAACAGGATATATTACTGAAGGTCAAATAGTATTAGATCGTGAATTAGACAGAAATGGTATTTACCCACCTGTAAACGTACTTCCTTCATTATCAAGGTTAATGAGTGGGGGTATCGGTGGAGACCGTACTCGTGAAGATCACAGTGGAGTATCTGACCAATTATATGCTGCTTACGCAGAAGGTCGTGACTTACGTGACTTAACCGCAGTAGTAGGGGAAGAAGCATTAACTGAAACAGACCTTAAATACTTAAGATTTGCTGATGCTTTCGAAGACAGATTTATCAGACAAAGTCTAGATGAAGACAGATCTATTCAAGAAACTCTTGACTTAGGTTGGGACTTATTTACCATCTTACCTAAAACTGAACTTAAACGTGTAAAAGACGAATTCGTCGAAAAATATTTACCTACTGAACAAGCAACTGAAGAAGCTGCAGAAGAATAAATTTACTTTATTCTTTAATAGTAGTGTAAATATGTCAGTGAAGGAGGCTAATTAATGGCAGGAGAAAAATTGGATGGAATAAATCCAACTCGTATGGAACTTCTTAATTTAAAAGACAGAGCTAAATTGTCTACTAAAGGTCATAGTCTTCTTAAAGAAAAAAGAGATGCTCTTATTAAGGAGTTTTTTGAAATATTGGATAGAGTAAAAGGTTCTAGAGATGAAGTTGAAAAGAAATTAGCTATTGCATACGCAGAACTAAACAAAGCTCAAATAGACATGGGAGATATGGCAGTTAAACGTGCAGCTTTATCAGTTAGAGAATCTATCGAATTAGACATAAGTTCTAGAAGTATTATGGGTGTTTCTGTACCTGTTGTAAAAAGTCAAGCTACACATAATGATTTAATTAGCAGAGGTTATGGTTTTGCTGGTACTTCAGCAAACTTAGATATTGCTGCTAAAGAATTCGAAGAGTCAATTAAAATAATTATTGAACTTGGAGAAATCGAAAAAACAATTATCATGTTAGCTAAAGAAGTTGAAGCAACAAAAAGAAGAGTAAATGCTTTAGAACATGTTATGATTCCTCGTATAAACAATACAATTTCATTTATTGAAATGCGTTTAGAGGAAATGGAAAGGGAAAGTTTCGTGCAACTTAAAGTTATTAAACGTAACATGGATGCAAAAGAATCTGAATAATTTCATGGATTTTCCATGATTATTCTTTTTTTAACCTTTCCAACTTTATTATTAAATTACTATTTTTTCAAAAATGTTATATTATTGGAATTACTAATTTTATTTATTGAATTAATTTTTTTATATTTTCAAAAATTTTTTAGGTTGTATTATTATTACGATTATTTTAGTTGTTGGTTCTAATACTAGGGCAGTTTCAAAATCTTTAAAAATGTTGGGGTATACTGTGTATGCTACCAGTTTTTTTGAATTGGAAGATCAAAAAAAATATGTGGATAAACTAATTGTTCCATCAAATAATGATACTTTTGATTTAAAAGTATTAGAAGATTTATCATTAAATTATGTAAATGATGTTGATTACATTATTTTTACTAGTGATGTTAACACAGATAGGTATCCTCATTCAAAAATCATAGGAAATACTAATACAAGACACATCAACAATAAATGGGAAATGTATAAAAAATTACATAAAAACTTCCTAATGCCTGCAACATATAGAATTAACAGTATTGAAGAAGCAACAGAAATAGTTAATAACCATAAAGATAAAAAATTTGTTATCAAACCAGTATATGGTTCAGGCGGAGTTGGAATAAATTATTTCAATACTAATATTCAATTGGATGGAGATTTTATTTTACAGGAATATATAGAAGGCAAAAGTGTAAGCAGTTCTTTCTTATCATATAATTCCCATGAAATTAGTATGGTCACTACATCTGATCAGATTATTGGTTCAAAAATGTTGGGTGGTAACGACTTTTTATATTGCGGAAACATTACTCCATTAATCAATTCTAATCCCAAATTAATTAACATTTCAACAAAAATTTCTAAAATGTTTAAACTTGTTGGTTCTAATGGTGTGGATTTTATTTTACATAAAAATAATGTTTATGTATTGGAAGTTAATCCTAGGATTCAGGGCACATTTGAATGTGTGGAAAATAGTTTTAACATTAACTTAGCTAAGGCACATATTGATTCTTGTAATAATGAACTGGTTGAAATTCCTAAATTAAAGAATTTTTGTGTAAAATTAGTTCCTTATTCTATGAATGATGCTAAGTATGCTTTAAGGGGAATTGATTTCTTAAATGATTGTTCTCCATCTGATTACTTGTATAAAAAAGGCACTCCTATTGCTACTATTATCGTATCTGATAGGATTTTAGAGAATGCTATGGGTAAAGCTGAAATAATAAGAAAAAAAGTGTATGATTCTATAATTTAATTATATTATTTTTAATGTTATTAGTATGTATACCATTACTCCAAATGCTATTAGGAATGTTGATACTATCATTATTCTTGTATAAATATAAAATAATTTTACTCTTCTTTCAGGATCTTCATCTAAGTATTCTTTTAATGGATCTTCATAAGGCATATTTTAATCTCCTTATATTTCTTAAGTAAATTATTTGTTATAATTATTAAATAAATTTTTTGTAAAACTAGTTAAAAGATTAGTAGTCCCAAGCGGAGTCGAACCGCTGTCCCCGGTTCCAAAGACCAGGAGGATTGCCACTACCCTATGGGACTATTTAGTACATGTAGTACAATATAAAATATCTCCGAACTTATTTATATACTTTTTGGTTACAAGTTTTTTTCCCAGCAATATAATAATTTTCAATATTTTTAAACTTTTTTTAACTAATAATCTCCCCTATATATAAATCTTTTTACTATATCTTTAAATACTTATAAAAAGATAAGTTAATGTTAAGAATTGTATAGATTCTTAATTTTCATAGCTTATTAATTTTGAAAAAAATTGATCACTAAAAACAAACCATAAAAAAATTAATACAATATATTTAATCCGATTCATATAGAATCTTTTTTTTGGTTTTATAGGAGGCGATAAGATTAAGAGAAGTTTGATTTTGGTTCTCTTTGTTTCAATCTTACTCAGTATTTCCGCAATATCTGCAACAGATAGCAATGAAAATACTACAACAAATGATTTAACATCAGATGTTGTTACAAATACACAAACAGAGAGTAATACCAATATAGAATCAAATTCTATAAAAAATACGGTAAGCAATGAATATGAAGCTATAACAAATGATATTTCATCCGATGAGAAAACAATATCAAAACAATCAACAAACAATTCTAACA
It encodes:
- a CDS encoding V-type ATP synthase subunit D: MAGEKLDGINPTRMELLNLKDRAKLSTKGHSLLKEKRDALIKEFFEILDRVKGSRDEVEKKLAIAYAELNKAQIDMGDMAVKRAALSVRESIELDISSRSIMGVSVPVVKSQATHNDLISRGYGFAGTSANLDIAAKEFEESIKIIIELGEIEKTIIMLAKEVEATKRRVNALEHVMIPRINNTISFIEMRLEEMERESFVQLKVIKRNMDAKESE
- a CDS encoding ATP-grasp domain-containing protein, which codes for MYATSFFELEDQKKYVDKLIVPSNNDTFDLKVLEDLSLNYVNDVDYIIFTSDVNTDRYPHSKIIGNTNTRHINNKWEMYKKLHKNFLMPATYRINSIEEATEIVNNHKDKKFVIKPVYGSGGVGINYFNTNIQLDGDFILQEYIEGKSVSSSFLSYNSHEISMVTTSDQIIGSKMLGGNDFLYCGNITPLINSNPKLINISTKISKMFKLVGSNGVDFILHKNNVYVLEVNPRIQGTFECVENSFNINLAKAHIDSCNNELVEIPKLKNFCVKLVPYSMNDAKYALRGIDFLNDCSPSDYLYKKGTPIATIIVSDRILENAMGKAEIIRKKVYDSII